Proteins from one Bacteroides mediterraneensis genomic window:
- the xylE gene encoding D-xylose transporter XylE: MDYTEKGSRIYLFSIVLVAVLGGLLFGYDTAVISGAEKGLQAFFMGADDFVYTDTWHGITSSSALLGCILGSALSGYFASRFGRKFSLLFAGIMFFLSALGSYYPEFLLFPYGSPSYSLLVAFNFYRVVGGVGVGLASAICPMYIAEIAPSNIRGTLVSWNQFAIIFGQLVVYFVNFLILGDHLNPVVEIVDGVNRIMNPEEAAWTIESGWRLMFVSEAVPAGLFTLLVLFVPETPRYLAMTGRDEKALFVLCRINGLTQAKTILSEIKATANEKTEKLFTYGWMVIFIGIMLSVFQQAVGINAVLYFAPRIFESMGMGNPMVQTVFMGIVNILFTLLAVFTVEKWGRKPLLIYGSAGMAIGALGVAFSNAVAGLSPMIPVISIMVYSASFMFSWGPICWVLIAEIFPNTIRGAAVAIAVAFQWIFNFIVSSTFLPMYNMSAGDMGDKFGHMFVYGLYGVVCILAALFVWRLVPETKGKTLEDMTRLWKERKK, translated from the coding sequence ATGGATTACACAGAAAAAGGAAGCAGAATCTATCTGTTCTCCATCGTACTTGTCGCTGTACTCGGAGGATTGCTGTTCGGCTACGACACTGCCGTTATCTCTGGCGCCGAAAAAGGACTCCAAGCCTTCTTCATGGGAGCAGACGATTTTGTCTATACTGATACGTGGCACGGAATCACTTCTTCGAGTGCCCTCTTAGGTTGTATCCTTGGCAGCGCCCTTTCCGGTTATTTCGCATCCCGCTTTGGAAGAAAGTTCTCTTTGTTGTTTGCGGGTATCATGTTTTTTCTCTCCGCTTTAGGCTCCTACTATCCGGAATTCCTTCTATTTCCTTACGGATCTCCCTCCTACTCTTTATTGGTGGCATTCAACTTCTACCGCGTCGTTGGAGGTGTGGGAGTAGGACTCGCTTCGGCCATCTGTCCGATGTACATTGCAGAAATCGCTCCGAGCAATATCCGAGGAACACTGGTTTCCTGGAACCAGTTTGCCATCATCTTCGGACAGCTGGTAGTGTACTTTGTCAACTTCCTCATCCTGGGCGACCACCTGAACCCTGTTGTGGAAATCGTGGACGGAGTGAACCGCATCATGAATCCGGAAGAAGCAGCCTGGACCATTGAAAGCGGATGGCGTCTGATGTTTGTCAGCGAAGCAGTGCCTGCCGGACTGTTTACCCTTTTGGTACTGTTTGTCCCTGAAACGCCCCGTTATCTGGCCATGACCGGACGTGATGAAAAGGCCTTGTTTGTATTGTGTCGGATCAACGGACTGACACAAGCCAAAACAATACTAAGTGAAATCAAAGCCACAGCAAACGAAAAAACCGAAAAACTGTTCACTTACGGCTGGATGGTTATCTTCATCGGTATCATGCTGAGTGTCTTCCAACAAGCTGTGGGCATCAATGCCGTACTCTATTTTGCCCCTCGTATCTTTGAAAGCATGGGCATGGGCAATCCGATGGTACAGACCGTATTCATGGGTATCGTCAACATCCTGTTTACTTTACTGGCCGTCTTCACAGTAGAAAAATGGGGACGCAAACCACTGCTGATTTACGGCTCTGCCGGTATGGCTATCGGCGCACTCGGAGTGGCTTTCAGCAATGCCGTTGCAGGACTCTCCCCCATGATACCAGTCATCAGCATCATGGTCTACAGTGCCTCGTTCATGTTCAGCTGGGGCCCCATCTGTTGGGTTCTCATTGCCGAAATTTTCCCCAACACCATTCGTGGGGCTGCCGTAGCCATCGCCGTAGCCTTCCAATGGATATTCAACTTCATTGTTTCCTCTACCTTCCTGCCTATGTATAACATGAGTGCCGGAGATATGGGGGATAAATTCGGCCACATGTTCGTGTATGGACTCTACGGAGTAGTCTGTATCCTTGCAGCCCTCTTTGTATGGCGGCTGGTCCCGGAAACCAAGGGCAAAACATTGGAGGACATGACACGTTTATGGAAAGAAAGGAAGAAATAA
- a CDS encoding START-like domain-containing protein, with product MKRKTQIEYPLNPSSSVIIWNAISTPAGLQRWFADQVTKEGKNYTFHWGKTETRQAAVVNSRPEFFIRFHWLDDEETKSYFEMKIHYNELTTDHSLEITDFAEPGEEEDVRSLWDSQIETLKRVFGV from the coding sequence ATGAAAAGAAAAACACAAATTGAATATCCACTGAACCCTTCCTCCAGTGTCATTATATGGAATGCCATCAGTACCCCTGCAGGCTTACAACGTTGGTTTGCCGACCAAGTGACAAAAGAAGGGAAAAACTATACTTTCCACTGGGGAAAAACAGAAACGCGACAAGCTGCTGTAGTCAACAGCCGACCGGAATTCTTTATCCGTTTCCACTGGCTGGACGATGAGGAAACAAAAAGTTATTTCGAAATGAAAATCCATTACAATGAACTGACAACCGACCATTCGCTGGAAATTACAGATTTTGCGGAACCTGGTGAAGAAGAAGACGTACGCAGCCTTTGGGATTCACAAATTGAAACCTTGAAAAGAGTTTTCGGAGTATAA
- a CDS encoding LptF/LptG family permease, whose translation MLRIKKLDIFVLKSFLLLFSGTFFICLFIFMMQFLWRYVDELVGKGLEMNVLAQFFFLSALTLIPLSLPLAILLAALMTFGNFGERYELLSMKAAGIPLLRIIRPVVLFCMFLGVMSFFFQNVIGPKAQKELWTLLVSMKQKSPEVDIPEGVFYSDIEGYNIYVKKKDRETGILKDVLIYNFSDGFENAHIIWAAEGKLELTADKKHLYLHLYNGEQFENLKSQSVISRNVPYRRETFKEKHTLIAFDTNFEMVDGNFLNQRSDIKNMREISLAIDSLNMYADSVGHAMYSDAMKTTYRKPVLSQADSTKIEKEHLTFINTDSILNGMTSAQRLKAINSTEMRLSSLISEWSMKSYMTREADGNIRRHQSDWHKKITLSLSCIIFFFIGAPLGAIIRKGGLGMPVVISVLIFLLYYIIDSGATRVAKSGEMNIILGTWMSTIILAPLGGFLTYKSNKDSVVFNIDVYVAFFRKILGIRVSRHIFKKEVIIHTPDYSRICQELDELCLECETYGNTHKLLGPPNYYRVFTNNKHDDAIKEISQQMEGLIEELSNSKDSVLLNLLNNYPFLSIKAHKSVSDNRWLNLLIGIIVPAGLLIWLNIWRYRVRLDKDLKTIVKTSRDIQERIKKSF comes from the coding sequence ATGCTACGCATAAAAAAACTTGATATATTCGTCTTAAAGAGTTTTCTGCTGCTCTTTTCGGGCACATTCTTTATCTGCCTTTTCATTTTCATGATGCAGTTCCTATGGAGATATGTCGACGAGCTGGTAGGAAAAGGTCTGGAGATGAACGTGCTTGCCCAGTTTTTCTTTTTATCCGCACTGACATTGATACCGCTGTCTCTCCCGCTGGCTATTCTTCTGGCTGCCCTAATGACATTCGGTAACTTTGGGGAACGCTATGAACTGCTGTCCATGAAGGCTGCGGGTATCCCTTTGCTCCGCATTATCCGCCCGGTCGTCCTTTTCTGCATGTTCCTGGGAGTCATGTCGTTTTTTTTTCAGAACGTAATCGGCCCGAAAGCACAAAAAGAGCTTTGGACACTACTGGTTTCCATGAAACAGAAATCGCCGGAAGTCGATATTCCGGAAGGAGTGTTCTACAGCGACATTGAAGGATACAACATCTATGTGAAGAAGAAAGACCGTGAGACGGGTATCCTGAAAGACGTCTTAATCTACAACTTTTCGGACGGATTTGAAAATGCCCATATCATTTGGGCCGCAGAAGGAAAACTGGAACTGACCGCCGACAAAAAACACTTGTACTTGCATTTGTACAACGGAGAACAGTTCGAGAACCTGAAATCCCAGTCTGTCATTTCACGCAACGTCCCCTACCGTCGGGAGACCTTCAAGGAAAAACATACCTTGATAGCTTTCGACACCAACTTTGAGATGGTCGACGGCAACTTCCTGAACCAACGTTCGGACATCAAGAACATGCGGGAGATTTCACTGGCTATCGACTCGCTGAACATGTATGCCGACAGTGTGGGACATGCCATGTATTCGGATGCCATGAAAACCACTTACCGGAAACCAGTACTTTCCCAAGCGGATTCTACTAAAATCGAAAAAGAACATCTGACTTTCATCAATACCGACAGCATCCTGAACGGAATGACATCGGCGCAGCGATTGAAAGCCATCAACAGCACCGAAATGCGCCTCTCTTCCCTCATCTCGGAATGGAGCATGAAGAGCTATATGACAAGGGAGGCCGACGGGAACATCCGCCGGCACCAATCGGACTGGCACAAAAAAATCACTTTGTCACTGTCCTGTATCATCTTTTTCTTCATCGGAGCCCCGCTGGGTGCCATCATCCGAAAAGGAGGACTGGGTATGCCGGTGGTCATTTCCGTACTGATTTTCTTACTCTACTACATCATCGACTCCGGAGCTACCCGTGTGGCCAAAAGTGGAGAAATGAATATCATACTGGGAACATGGATGAGTACGATTATCCTGGCTCCACTGGGTGGATTCCTGACCTACAAATCCAATAAAGATTCTGTGGTATTCAACATCGATGTCTATGTAGCCTTCTTCCGGAAGATACTGGGAATCAGAGTATCGCGTCATATTTTCAAGAAAGAAGTCATCATCCATACCCCCGACTACAGCAGAATCTGTCAGGAGCTGGATGAGCTCTGTCTGGAATGTGAGACTTACGGCAATACTCACAAGCTGCTGGGACCGCCGAACTACTATCGGGTGTTCACCAACAACAAGCACGATGATGCCATCAAGGAAATCAGCCAGCAAATGGAAGGACTGATAGAAGAATTGTCCAATTCAAAAGACAGCGTATTGCTGAACTTATTGAACAATTATCCGTTCCTGTCGATAAAGGCGCACAAGAGTGTGTCGGACAACCGCTGGCTTAATCTGCTGATTGGTATCATTGTCCCGGCCGGACTGCTCATCTGGCTGAATATCTGGCGTTACCGGGTGCGTCTGGACAAAGACTTGAAAACCATCGTCAAGACCAGCCGTGACATACAGGAAAGAATCAAGAAATCATTCTAA
- a CDS encoding bifunctional 3,4-dihydroxy-2-butanone-4-phosphate synthase/GTP cyclohydrolase II: protein MEKIKLNTIEEAIEDFRKGEFVIIVDDEDRENEGDLVVAAELITPEKVNFMLKHARGVLCAPITISRCEELDLPHQVSNNTSVLGTPFTVTIDKLEGCTTGVSAADRAATIRALADPTSKPETFGRPGHVNPLYAQDKGVLRRAGHTEACVDMARLAGLYPAAALMEVMNEDGTMARLPELKKMADEYGFKLISIADLIAYRLKQESLVERGVEVDMPTEYGHFRLIPFRQKSNGLEHVALIKGTFAEDEPVLVRVHSSCATGDIFGSMRCDCGEQLHKAMQQIEKEGKGAIIYLNQEGRGIGLMEKMKAYKLQEEGMDTVDANLCLGHQADERDYGVGAQILREIGIHKMRLLTNNPVKRVGLEAYGLEIVENVPIEVTPNKYNERYLRTKKDRMGHTLHFNK, encoded by the coding sequence ATGGAGAAAATCAAACTGAATACAATTGAAGAGGCAATCGAAGATTTCCGCAAAGGAGAATTCGTCATCATCGTAGACGACGAAGACCGCGAAAACGAAGGCGACCTGGTGGTAGCTGCAGAACTGATTACCCCGGAAAAAGTAAATTTCATGCTGAAACATGCAAGAGGTGTACTTTGCGCCCCTATCACCATATCCCGCTGTGAGGAACTGGATTTGCCACACCAAGTATCGAACAACACGTCGGTATTGGGCACACCGTTCACCGTGACCATCGACAAACTGGAAGGATGCACCACTGGCGTATCGGCTGCCGACCGTGCAGCCACTATCCGTGCGCTGGCCGACCCGACTTCCAAACCGGAAACCTTCGGACGTCCCGGACACGTGAACCCGCTGTATGCACAAGACAAAGGAGTACTCCGCCGTGCCGGACATACCGAAGCCTGTGTGGATATGGCCCGTCTGGCCGGACTCTATCCTGCCGCAGCCCTGATGGAAGTGATGAACGAAGACGGCACAATGGCCCGTCTGCCGGAATTGAAGAAAATGGCCGACGAATACGGCTTCAAACTGATTTCCATTGCCGACCTCATCGCTTACCGCCTCAAGCAGGAATCATTAGTAGAAAGAGGAGTGGAAGTAGACATGCCGACCGAATACGGCCACTTCCGTCTGATTCCTTTCCGCCAGAAAAGCAACGGACTGGAACATGTGGCCCTGATTAAAGGCACTTTCGCTGAAGACGAGCCGGTGCTGGTACGTGTACACTCTTCCTGCGCCACGGGCGACATCTTCGGCTCCATGCGCTGCGACTGTGGAGAACAGTTGCACAAAGCCATGCAGCAAATCGAGAAAGAAGGAAAGGGAGCCATCATCTACCTGAACCAGGAAGGACGCGGCATCGGCCTCATGGAAAAGATGAAAGCCTACAAGTTGCAGGAAGAAGGGATGGATACGGTAGACGCCAACCTGTGTCTGGGACATCAGGCCGACGAACGTGACTACGGAGTAGGCGCACAGATTCTTCGCGAAATCGGCATCCACAAGATGCGTCTGCTCACCAACAATCCAGTCAAGCGTGTGGGACTGGAAGCTTACGGACTGGAAATCGTAGAAAACGTACCTATCGAGGTGACTCCCAACAAATACAACGAGCGCTACCTGCGTACCAAAAAAGACAGAATGGGACATACCTTACATTTTAATAAATAA
- a CDS encoding Bax inhibitor-1/YccA family protein: METNNLVKSYASKAAQTALFRSVYLWMTLALVITGFVAMYVAKSYTLIEAMMQNSILFWGLLIAEVALVMYLSARIHKISFTTATLLFITYSVLNGVTMSVLFLIYTLSSIATTFFVTAGTFGVTALYGYITKKDLTRIGSLCLMGVIGLIIASLVNMFLHNTMMDMIISYIGVLLFVGLTAYDSQKIRQLLSHDDIEVNETTQKIALMGALTLYLDFINLFIYLLRILGDRK, from the coding sequence ATGGAAACAAACAATCTAGTAAAAAGTTATGCCAGCAAGGCTGCGCAAACCGCTTTGTTCCGCAGTGTATATCTTTGGATGACGCTGGCACTGGTCATTACGGGCTTTGTGGCCATGTACGTGGCCAAATCGTACACCCTCATTGAGGCCATGATGCAGAACTCCATCTTGTTCTGGGGCTTACTGATTGCCGAAGTAGCCCTGGTGATGTATCTTTCTGCCCGCATACATAAAATCAGCTTCACCACGGCCACCCTTCTGTTCATCACCTATTCGGTACTGAACGGGGTCACGATGTCCGTGCTCTTCCTGATTTATACCCTCAGTTCCATTGCCACTACCTTCTTTGTGACAGCCGGAACATTCGGAGTAACGGCCTTATACGGTTATATCACCAAGAAAGACCTCACCCGTATCGGCAGTCTTTGCCTGATGGGAGTAATCGGACTGATTATCGCCTCACTGGTGAACATGTTCCTGCACAACACGATGATGGACATGATTATTTCCTACATCGGCGTGCTGCTCTTTGTGGGACTTACAGCCTACGATTCGCAAAAAATCAGGCAACTCCTGTCGCACGACGACATTGAGGTCAACGAGACCACACAGAAGATAGCCCTGATGGGAGCCTTGACCCTGTATCTCGACTTCATCAACTTGTTCATTTATCTCCTCCGGATACTTGGAGACAGAAAATAA